Proteins encoded in a region of the Rutidosis leptorrhynchoides isolate AG116_Rl617_1_P2 chromosome 9, CSIRO_AGI_Rlap_v1, whole genome shotgun sequence genome:
- the LOC139866623 gene encoding uncharacterized protein has translation MRMKKVLTAEEIAGISFRKQDVDKQLEQAAASEHVEESPAESGNKRKAAGTSEAQKKKKKTPKQLEDMRNDNFVAIEPRSADLPPPINEHVEETQPTTPRVNPELQATATSKDKAISVESESTLPPPQGSFRVANLRQLCQSSAENAAEQSAFLQQIFPAEFREQLAALPFNQALNAFIQNGLVFFGMFADQARRSSSLYDVALRKEVELGLLQAGVDQAKKDRDAAEEARKGGN, from the exons atgaggatgaagaaggtgcttaccgcggaggagattgctgggatctctttccgcaagcaggatgtggacaaacagctagagcaggcagctgctagcgaacatgtggaggaatcgccggcggagtcaggcaataaacgcaaggcggctgggacgtccgaggctcagaagaagaagaagaagactcctaagcagctggaggatatgcgcaacgacaattttgttgccatcgagccgcggtccgcagacctacctccccccattaatg agcatgtggaggagacgcagccaacaacaccgcgggtcaaccccgagctgcaggccactgccacatccaaagacaaggcgatctccgtcgagtctgagtctacattacctcctccgcaaggcagcttccgtgttgccaacctccgccaactttgccagtcctccgcagaaaatgctgcggagcaatctgcattcttgcagcaaatcttcccagcagagttccgcgagcaactggccgcgctgccgtttaaccaggcgctcaacgcctttatccagaacgggctggtattctttgggatgtttgcggatcaagcccgtcgatcctccagcctatacgatgttgcactgcgcaaagaggtggagttgggtttgctgcaggcgggtgtagatcaggcaaagaaggacagggacgctgctgaggaggccc GCAAAGGGGGAAACTGA
- the LOC139867014 gene encoding protein TIFY 10A-like, with the protein MSASKHHFSGTGDGMSKFVNRLSLYLKETRNLHDISVGINAKFDPKPNTDVLKSPHQKATTTDLLSNTKNSGKKAKKSVEIAPEYIILDSSCELDDSTIQASSSKAVTKAKTVQMTIFYGGQVIVLDDVSENRAKDLIQMVRNGEAKEKIDNQIKLASTTSKSKDSIKGELQGKDSDLPIARRASLHKFLAKRKDRAMVRPAPYPEVHYNHSPGGSSSGNEHSFDLNM; encoded by the exons ATGTCGGCGAGTAAACATCACTTTTCCGGCACCGGTGACGGTATGTCAAAATTTGTTAACCGATTAAGCTTATATCTTAAAGAAACACGCAATCTCCACGATATTAGTGTCGGTATCAATGCCAAATTTGATCCTAAACCTAATACAG ATGTACTGAAATCTCCTCATCAGAAAGCTACAACGACTGACTTGTTGAGCAACACGAAAAATTCGGGTAAAAAAGCGAAGAAATCGGTTGAAATTGCTCCTGAATATATCATCTTAGATTCATCATGTGAGTTAGATGATTCTACAATTCAAGCTAGTTCTAGTAAAGCTGTTACGAAAGCGAAAACCGTGCAAATGACTATTTTTTACGGAGGACAGGTGATAGTTTTAGATGATGTTTCAGAAAACAGAGCGAAAGATTTGATTCAAATGGTCAGAAATGGTGAAGCTAAGGAGAAAATTGATAATCAAATCAAATTGGCGTCAACAACATCGAAATCGAAAGATTCGATTAAAGGAGAGTTACAAGGAAAGGATTCTGATTTGCCAATTGCGAGAAGAGCATCGTTGCATAAGTTTTTGGCTAAGAGAAAAGATCGGGCCATGGTACGACCCGCACCGTATCCTGAAGTACACTATAACCATTCACCAGGTGGTTCATCATCAGGAAACGAACATAGCTTTGATCTTAATATGTAA